The Benincasa hispida cultivar B227 chromosome 9, ASM972705v1, whole genome shotgun sequence genome has a segment encoding these proteins:
- the LOC120084893 gene encoding uncharacterized protein LOC120084893, whose product MSPVHQTLEIIERVCPIAYKLQLPLELTRIHNVFHVSMLRKYVPDPMHVLVDQPIQLRENMSYDEDPVQILDRKEQVLMNKTIPLVKVLWNNHGVEKATWEYEEQVKKKYPQLFH is encoded by the coding sequence ATGTCCCCAGTACATCAGACCTTAGAGATTATAGAAAGAGTGTGCCCGATAGCATATAAGTTACAGTTACCTCTGGAGCTAACACGTATTCACAACGTTTTCCATGTTTCGATGTTGAGGAAGTATGTACCTGATCCTATGCATGTACTGGTGGATCAACCGATTCAGCTCAGGGAAAATATGTCATATGATGAAGATCCAGTCCAGATCTTAGACAGGAAAGAACAGGTGCTCATGAACAAAACCATACCTTTAGTGAAGGTATTGTGGAACAACCATGGAGTTGAAAAGGCAACGTGGGAGTATGAGGAGCAAGTAAAGAAGAAGTATCCTCAACTCTTCCACTGA